GAATCACCTGGGCTTCGCCTTGGTTGTTGGAGAAGGTCGGCGGCGGCCCTTCCATGGGCTCGACCTCGACGAAGCTCAGCCGCACTTGGGCGCCGGAGACGGCATCCCCGCGATCATCCTCCAGCTCCAGGGTCAGAGCGGTGTCCCCGGCCCAGCTCTGGGCGCCGGCGGCGGCGGGCATTAGGAGCAGCAGCACGGCGGGCAGGGTGCGGAAGGCGAGGGCGAGGAGCGGCTTCGGCATCGGGAGCAACCTCCGTGGAATCTGGATCTTCGGAGCGGCCCTCGGCGTCGAGACCGGGCGGCGGCGTTCCGGTGGGGACGATAGTGGATGGATCTTACCAGCTCTCCTCACTCCTCCAACGAGTCGAGGATCCGCCGGTAGGCTTCGTAGCGTTGCTCCGGGATCTCCCCGGCTGCCACCGCTTCCCGCACGCCGCATTGGGGCTCGTGGGTGTGGGTGCAGTCGGTGAAGCGGCAGGCGGCGGCGTGGGGGAGGAATTCTTCGAAGCTCTGGCGCACCTGGGCGGGCTCCAGATTCCACAACCCGAACTCTCGCACTCCCGGCGTGTCGATGACCCGGATGCCTTCGTCGAGCTCGAAGAGGTTGGAGCGGGTGGTGGTGTGCTGGCCGGTGCCGTCCCGCTCCCGCACCGGGCTGGTGTCGAGGTCCAGCTTGGGGTGGAGAGCGTTGATCAGGGAGGATTTTCCGACTCCGCTGTGGCCGACGAAGACGCAGAGCTGGTCGTGGAGGGCGGCGCGCAGGGCGTCCAGCCCCCGTTCTTCCTTCGCCGAGCACAGCACCACCTCCAGCCCCAGGTCGCGGTAGGGCTGGGCGAGGGCCAGCTCCGGATCCGCAGAGCGTTCCTCCGGCGGCACCAGGTCGATTTTGTTGAGGCAGATCACCGGCCGGGCGCCGCCGTGCTCCACCGCCAGCAGGTAGCGGTCGATGAGCCCCGGGCGGATCCCCGGCCGCCGGGCGGCGACCACGATGACCACCGTGTCCATGTTGGCGGCGATGATCCGCTGAAGCCGGGGGTTGCGCGGATCCGGGCGGGAGAGCACGGTGTCCCGGGGCTGCACCTCCCGCACCCAGCAGGTGCCGCGGTCTTTCTCCACCAGCACCCGGTCTCCCACCGCCACCTCCGCTTGCTGATTCACCGACAGGCTGGAGGGCAGCCGGCAGGGCACCTTCTCCTCGCGCCAGAGGACGGTGCAGCGGCGGGCGCCGACAGTGAGCACCTGGGCCGGTGGTCCCTGGCTCTCGACCTTTCCGGCACTTCGTTTGCGGGGACCTTTGCGACCCCGTTTCCAGGCGTGTTTTTCGTAGCTGGGACCGTGCTCTTCGGCCAGATGATCCCAACGGTCGTCCCCGATCTCGTCGTCGGGACGGCGGTGCTCAGCCACGGTCAAGCATGGCGCGGGAGGAGCGAAGCGGGGAGGCAGGCGGGCATGGTGAGCGGATCTTATCAGTCTTGCCCCGAATGGGCTCTCGCCTTGCCCATGCTAAGCTGCCACGACATGTCCGAGTCCCGGATCCCTCCCGCCCACACCCCCGACCCCGAATCGTCCCCGGGCGCCTCCAGCACGTCTTCCCGCGGCGCCAAGCGCTCCAGCGCCTGGCCCAAGGCCATCGTCATCCTCGGGGTGACGGCCATGGTCCTGGGCACCTTCCTCTATGTCTTCAACAGCTTCTGGCGCCTGCCGGGGCGGGCGGTGGAGGAGGGCAAGGAGATGATCCGGGGGATGCAGAAGGTGGCGGAAGCCTTCTTCGAGGGCACCATCACCACCTCCTTCACCAGCTACGCCTCCGAGGTGGAGGGCACCAACTATCTGCAGTTCGCCACCCTGCGGCAGACGGAGGTCTTCCGGCACCAGGACCAGGCGACGGCGCTGTGGGGGACCATGGAGCTGCCGGAGGTGGTGGTGGAGGCCACGGCGCCGGTGGAGTACACCTATTTCTTCGATCTGGACCGCCGCTGGGACTTCACCGTCGAGGGCCAGCGGGTCGTGGTGGTACCGCCTCCCATCGACTACAACCAGCCGTCGGTGGATGTCTCCGCTCTGAGCTACGAGGTACGCAGCGACAGCGTGCTGCGGGACGAGGAGGCGGCGTTGGAGCGCCTGAAGGCCGGCCTCACCCACCTCTCGTACCGCCGGGCGGAAGAGAACCTCCCCCTGGTGCGGGAGTCCGCCCGCCAGCAGGTGAAGCATTTCGTCACCGGCTGGCTGACAGAGCGCTTCTCCGATGGCGAGGACTACGAGGTGGTGGTCATCCTGCGGGAGGAGCGAGAAGACGAGGGACCGCTGGTGGCTCCGGGGGTGGAGGGGCGGTAGCGCCGCCGGTCAGGAACCCTCCCCAAACGGCACCTTCTGCCATCCCGGGCTCTCGGTGAAGGCGCGGGCGCTGAAAGTCCAGATCACCAGCTTCTTGCCCTCCAATCCATTGTCTCGGCGCAACAGGTTGACCCGCGCGGCGGTGGCGCCGGAGCCGCGGACTCCCACCAGATCCACCGGCCGCTGGAGCTGCGCCGCCAGGTGATCCACCAGCCCGGCGCCGCGGGCGAAGAGGTCGCCGCCGGCGTGGAAGACCAGGGTGTGGCTATCCCCCAGCAGCAGCACCGGGCTCGAACGGTCCGTGGGCACTGGCTCCAGGTCGTCGCCGGTGCCGACGAAGGTGAGCTCCAACTGCTCGGCGGCGGGGCGGGGCTCGGGGAGCTCGCGCCAGAGATCGCCCTGGACCTCGACGCTACGCCGCTCGGTGCGGTATTGCCGGGAACCCTGGGAGATCCAACCTTCCTCTAGAGCCCGGGCGACCACCGCCTCCGCCGCCAGCCGCGCCGCCCGGCCGGACCAATGGGTGTCGGTGCGGCAGTAGAGTTGGCCGCCGCCGTCGAAGCGCCGGGCGGCGAAGAGGGGGTAGAGATCCACCACCGACACGCCTTCGGAGCGCAGCAGGCCGAGGAATTCGGCGTGGGCGCCCCCGTAGGGCCCGAGACCGGCGGCGGTGGAGATTTCCAAATCTCCGAAGAGCAGGTCCGGATAGAGGCTCGCCTTGGCGGGCACCGGCATCACCACCAGCTGGATGCCGCGGGCCTCCAGCTGATCGCGAAAGTCGAGGATTGCTGGCAGGGGGTCGGCATCCTCCTCGCGAGTGGCCTGGCTGACCCCGGCGGCGGCGGCGCCCCAGAACGGGCCCGCGGCGAGGCTGCGCAGCTCCGGCAGAAAGAAGAGCCAGCCGTCCTCGCCGGAGACCACCGTCTGGTCCTGGGCGGCGGCGAAGTCGACCTTCTTGGCCAGACGCTGGAAGAAGACGTCGGTGAGGGGCGGTCCGGCCTTCGCTGCTTCTTTGTCGGCGGGCTGGGAACCGCCTTCCCGGGACATCGCTTCGCCGCCGGCACCGCAGGCGCTCAACCATCCCGCCGAAACCAGGATCACCAGACCCAGGACCCAGCTCAGGCTCCGCCTTCCGGACGAGTCGGGAGATCTACGGGGGGCCGCCAGGGGTCCAGTACGCGTCCAGCAAGAGGGCTCCAGCATCGTCCAGCTCCAATCGTTGTAGGGTTTCCAGCTCCGGTGCCACCCGCGCCCAAGGCACGATCTGCAACTCCAGCTCTTGACCCGGGTTCCAGCCCGCGGCGGTGGTGAGACGGCGGTCCCGCATGCCCCAGGTATAGACCAGAATCGACTCCGGTAGCTCGCCCCCGGGGCTGGCGAGATCTCCCAGCCGTAGCGCCACGAGGGCGTCCCGATAGGGGGTGGAGGCAGGGTTCGGCACCGACGCCATCGCCTCGATGGTACCGCGCACCGTCAGCGGTGCCGAGGGGTCGTGTTCCACCGGCGGCGGATCTGCGTCCCCAGGAGCTTCTTCGCCGGAGGTTCCATCCCGAGGCTCTTCCCAGGGCTCTTCCGAGGGCTCGGGCAGCGCCGGTTCCAGCACCCGCCAGTCGCCGAAGGCCAGCTCCCGCAAGGCCAGCTGGTAGATCACCAGCCGCTTGGGGGCGAAGCGCTTCGGCGGCAATCCCTGGAGGCGCCGCCGCACCGTCAGGTCGCCGCCGTCGTTGGCGGAGATGCGGTCCACCGAGCGCCCCAGGTAGAAGGAGAGCTGCTCCGCCAGCCCGGCGGAGTCGCCCCAGCCCAGATGCTCCGCGGAGAAGACGTTGGTGAAGCTATCCCCCAGCAGCAGCACCGGGCTCGCCGGGTCGAGGCTCCAGGCTTCTCCTCCGGTGGTTTCCACCCGCTGCAGGGTGACCTCTTCCGGTGACAGAATCTCCGAGCCCGAGGGCAGCTCGAGCATCGTCGCCAGGTCACCGCGGCCCGCCACCGCCACCTCCCGGCGGCGCCAGCTTGAGGGCTCCTCTGGCGGCGGCAGTAGGCCTCGTTGCTCGATCCACTCCGCCAGCTCCCGGGCCAGCTGATCGACGCTCTCCGGCGTCCAATGGCTGTCGGTGCGCAGGAAGCTGCTAGGCGCCGGTTCGTAGACTTCGATGCCCTGCTCTTCGAGGAAGGCGCGGAAGCTCTTCCAGGAAGCGTTCTGCAGCTCCGGTGGCGCGGCGGACTCTGCAAAGCGGGAGGAGAGTTGCCCCGGCTCCGCCATGGGCTTGGCCGGCGCCGGTACCAGCAGCAGGGAGATGCCGCGCTCCGCCAGCGCCTCGGCGAGGCCTGCCAGCGCCGGCCGCGGATCCGGCTCGGGGGGCACTTGCCAGCTTTCGGCGCCGCGGCGCCGGGCTTCCAGGAAGGCCGGGTCGAGGAAGCCGGGACCGGTGAGGTATTCGACGTCCGGGCGGAAGAAGAGCCAGCCGTCGCGGCCCACGAGGGCTTCTTCGTTGCCGCTGCCCAGGACGCCGGTGAGCAGCGCCTGAGCCCACGGCCGCAGCCCCTCCGCCGTCTCGGAGGAATCCTCCAGCTCGTCCTCCACCAGCTCCAGGCTGCGCAACAGGGTGCGGTTGGCGCTCACCGGCCGCTGGTTCTCCAACTCCCGGCTGGCCTGGGTCAGGCCGCTGGCGAGGCGCGACGCCGCCTCCGCCGCCAGGCCCCCCAGGAGCTGATCCACCAGCGGGACCAACACGAGGGTGGCGAGGAAGAACCCCAGCAGCAGCCGCGCCACCGCCGGATGCACGGCGGTCTCTCCGGCCTCCTGCCGGGCCTGGCGAATGCGTTGGGCTTCGAGGTCGTGGAAGGAGCTCATGCTGTCTTAGAAGATGAAATAGATGAACGGGTTGAAGCCCTGCACCAGCAGCGCCGTCAGGGCGAGCCAGAAGAGGGCCAGGGCGGTGGCGGCGCGGGCGACGGTGAGTTGGCGGGTCCAATCCCAGGTCTGGGGGGCGCCCCAGGCGATGGCGGCGGCGAGGCCCAGGCACAGCAGGTGATAGGGGGTGTAGAGGGCACCGGCGAGAAGATCCGCCGACGGCGCGGCGGCGACCAGGCCGAACATGCTCCCCAGGTAGGCCAGGGCCGACGGCAGGTCGGCGGCGCGGAAGAAGACCCAGCCCACCAAGACCACCAGGAAGGTCAGGGCCGTTTGTGCCGGCGCCGGCAGCCGGTGGTAGAAGCTCTCCTTGCCCCGGGCCCGCTCCAGCGCCAGCCACACCCCGTGGAGGCCGCCCCAGACCACGAAGGTCCAGGCGGCGCCGTGCCACAACCCGCCCAGCAGCATCACCAGCATGAGATTGATGTAGGTGCGGGTCCGGCCCTTGCGGTTGCCTCCCAGAGGCACGTAGAGATAGTCCCGCAGCCAGCTGGACAGGGAGATATGCCAGCGGCGCCAGAACTCGGTGATGGAACGGGAGCGGTAGGGGGAGTCGAAATTCTTCGGGAAGACGAAGCCGAGCATCAGCCCCAGGCCGATGGCCATGTCGGAGTAGCCGCTGAAGTCGAAGTAGATCTGGAAGCTATAGCCCAGGGCCCCGACCCAGGCGTCGAGGGTGCCGATGGAGCCGGCATCGAAGGCCAGGTCCGCCACCCGGCCGCAAGGGTTGGCGAGCAGCACCTTCTTCGCCATGCCGAGACTGAAGAAGGCGACCCCGCGGGAGAATTTGACCACCGTGTGGGTGCGGCTGCGCAGCTGATCCGCCACCTCCGAGAAGCGGATGATGGGCCCCGCCACCAGCTGGGGGAAGAGGGAGACGTAGCAGGCGAAATCCACCGGCGAGCGCAGCGCGGCGCTGTCGCCGCGGTAGACGTCGATGGTGTAGCTCATGGACTGGAAGGTGTAGAAGCTGATGCCCAAGGGCAGGGCGATGCGTAGCACCGAGTCCAGCTGCGCCGCCTCCAGCCCGGCGGTGGCGAGGAGGGCGTTGGCGCTGTCGACGGCGAAGTTGAAATATTTGAAGAAGCCCAGCAACGAGAGGTTGGTGATCACCGACACCGCCACCGCCCAGCGCTGGCGCGAGCTGCGGGGGCCGCCGGGTTCGAGACGCAGATCCGGATGCCCCGCCACCAGCACCCGGCCGCAGAGATAGTCCACAGCGGTGGAGAAGAGCATCAGGATCATGAAGGCCGGATTGGCCCAGCCGTAGAAGAGATAGCTCAGGGCGGTGAGCAGCAGATGGCGCAGGAAGCGCGGCGCGGCGTAGTACACCAGCAGCGCCAGCGGCAGGAAGTAGAAGACGAAGAGATAGGAGCTGAAGACCATGGGGCAGCGGTGGCTTGCTTCGCCGGAGTAGAGCTCTTAGAGGATGCGGTCCGAGGAGACCGGAGGCGTTCTCTCGAACCAGGCCTCAGCGCCCCACATCGTAGTACAGGGGGATGGAATAGTCCGGCTCCAGAGTATCGGAAATGAACCAGCTTTCCACCTGCGGGTTGTCGCCGAAGGGTTCCAGCAGCAGCTGGGTCGTCGACCCCGGCTCCCGCCGCAGGATGGGCAGGAGCTGGCGGTCGAGGATCGCCGTGTGGGCCACTCGCACCCGCTCGCCGTCGAAGGAGCCGCCCAGCACCTCCAGCACCTCGTATTCGTAGACCGTCAGGGCCTCCCGGTAGGGGGCGATCTGTTCCAGTGTGGGGGCCTCCGAGCGCGCCGTCAGGCGGGCCTTGAAGCGTACTTTGGGTACCCGTTTGCGGGCGGCCCGTTCTGCGGCGTAGCGCCGGTGGTTCTCCGCCACCTCGGCGGGCTCCAGCACCCGGTTGTAGACCGCCACGCCCTCCAGCACGCCGGCCCAAGGATGGCTACCCCCGTCGCCGCTACCGAAATGGAGAGGACGGTACTTCCAGTTGAAGAAGCCCCCCTGGAGGATGTCGGTGTCGAGCACCGGTACACCGTCGAGGTAGGTCCGCAGCCGCCCCGGGGAGTAGGTCACCACCAGATGGCTGGGCTCCCGGGCCGGCACCGCCCCCAGCTCCACCGCCGGCTCGTTGGCCTGCAGGCCGTTCTCCGGCGTGCGCAGACGCAGGAAGAGCTCGCCGCCGCGCTGCTCGAGCACTACGTCCACCCGATTGGGGCCGGCCAGGGAGAGGATGCGGGCGGGTTTGGGGACGCTCTGGCGATGGGGCGCCACGGTCAGCTCCAGGCTCAGATGGTTGGTCTTCTTGCAGTTGTAGACGATGCGGGCGGCGTCGCCGTCGCTGGCGGTGAAGGCGCCGCGGCGCAGGACCATGCGGTAGTGATGGTCGAGCCAGGCGATGCCGCTGGTCTCCAGCAGACAGGAGCTCTCCTCGCCGGTGACCGGATCGGCGATGCGGTTGGGGCTGTTGCCGTCGCGCCAGAGGAAGACCAGCCCATCGCGGTCGCTGGGCCAGCGGGGGGCGTCCACGGCGACCTCGGTGGCGGCGAGGGTGTTGGGTTCCTGAGCCCGGTCCCGCACTCCTTCCAGGACCAGCGTGTCGGCGGCGTCCAGGGCCCCGGCGAGGTGGATCACCAGGCCGGTCTCTCCCTCGGGCTCCCAGCCGGCGATCTCGCGGCCGGAGGCGAAGCGCAGCTGGAGATCGTCCAGCGCCACCGCCTCGTCGAAGCGCAGGGCGAGCTTCTCCTCTCCCTGCTGGTGGATCTCCAGCACCCGCGGCGGCCGGGCGGGGCGCACCAGCACCTGGCCCAGGAGCTCCCGGTCACCGCGGCGGGCGCGCACCTCGTAGGTGCCGGGGTGGGAGAAGCGCGCCGTGCCGGGGCTCCCGTCCGCTTCTTCGGCGCCCGCCCCATAGCTCCAGGTCCACGCTGCGGGATCTTCCACCCGGTCCCGGAAGTCCACCGTCAGCGGTGCCTCGCCGTCGTGGCGGCCGAGATCCAGGGGGACGTGGAAGACGTCCGGGAAGCGGTCGGTGCCGGGGTCGGTGGTGATCTGCAGCGGGTCCCCCAGCAGCTGGAAGGTCCCGGGGTCGAGGCGGGCGACGAAGACGTCGTAATTGCCCTCGAAGTGGTGATGCTCGTCGTGGGAGGCGGCGAAGGTGAAGAGCATGCCGTCGGGGGAGAGGTTGGGGAAGTAGAGATAGCCGCGGTCCGCCGGCAGCCGGGGATCGCTCTTTTCCACCACCGTCACTACCTCTCGGGTCGTG
The genomic region above belongs to Acidobacteriota bacterium and contains:
- the rsgA gene encoding ribosome small subunit-dependent GTPase A, with protein sequence MAEHRRPDDEIGDDRWDHLAEEHGPSYEKHAWKRGRKGPRKRSAGKVESQGPPAQVLTVGARRCTVLWREEKVPCRLPSSLSVNQQAEVAVGDRVLVEKDRGTCWVREVQPRDTVLSRPDPRNPRLQRIIAANMDTVVIVVAARRPGIRPGLIDRYLLAVEHGGARPVICLNKIDLVPPEERSADPELALAQPYRDLGLEVVLCSAKEERGLDALRAALHDQLCVFVGHSGVGKSSLINALHPKLDLDTSPVRERDGTGQHTTTRSNLFELDEGIRVIDTPGVREFGLWNLEPAQVRQSFEEFLPHAAACRFTDCTHTHEPQCGVREAVAAGEIPEQRYEAYRRILDSLEE
- a CDS encoding MBOAT family protein, which gives rise to MVFSSYLFVFYFLPLALLVYYAAPRFLRHLLLTALSYLFYGWANPAFMILMLFSTAVDYLCGRVLVAGHPDLRLEPGGPRSSRQRWAVAVSVITNLSLLGFFKYFNFAVDSANALLATAGLEAAQLDSVLRIALPLGISFYTFQSMSYTIDVYRGDSAALRSPVDFACYVSLFPQLVAGPIIRFSEVADQLRSRTHTVVKFSRGVAFFSLGMAKKVLLANPCGRVADLAFDAGSIGTLDAWVGALGYSFQIYFDFSGYSDMAIGLGLMLGFVFPKNFDSPYRSRSITEFWRRWHISLSSWLRDYLYVPLGGNRKGRTRTYINLMLVMLLGGLWHGAAWTFVVWGGLHGVWLALERARGKESFYHRLPAPAQTALTFLVVLVGWVFFRAADLPSALAYLGSMFGLVAAAPSADLLAGALYTPYHLLCLGLAAAIAWGAPQTWDWTRQLTVARAATALALFWLALTALLVQGFNPFIYFIF
- a CDS encoding LamG-like jellyroll fold domain-containing protein, yielding MTPRPLRSSSSPQSGGGSSRRSRRRQRGSLTQSLLLLLAVLAAGAVAGWVALTLRPSSAAPLTAGPAEEKSPGRPAAAEELSTLGRGFVVWESRRSGDWRLWIRDFDGSEPRQLTEEPMRGSEPTDDSEATDASEPTRQHCCAHLSPDGRRLLYMSLAKGEETYPEDVADGELRLRDLESGEERVLVEGAQTYYEHRAAVWKDDSSVIYIGSDGRTRLLSLQDGSQELLTAEARLHQNHGWLINPTFTHAVTGLKTSFSPYDPETRHIGEVRAFGGCQGYFSQDGRWGFWAGGAGGPLKALDLTTREVVTVVEKSDPRLPADRGYLYFPNLSPDGMLFTFAASHDEHHHFEGNYDVFVARLDPGTFQLLGDPLQITTDPGTDRFPDVFHVPLDLGRHDGEAPLTVDFRDRVEDPAAWTWSYGAGAEEADGSPGTARFSHPGTYEVRARRGDRELLGQVLVRPARPPRVLEIHQQGEEKLALRFDEAVALDDLQLRFASGREIAGWEPEGETGLVIHLAGALDAADTLVLEGVRDRAQEPNTLAATEVAVDAPRWPSDRDGLVFLWRDGNSPNRIADPVTGEESSCLLETSGIAWLDHHYRMVLRRGAFTASDGDAARIVYNCKKTNHLSLELTVAPHRQSVPKPARILSLAGPNRVDVVLEQRGGELFLRLRTPENGLQANEPAVELGAVPAREPSHLVVTYSPGRLRTYLDGVPVLDTDILQGGFFNWKYRPLHFGSGDGGSHPWAGVLEGVAVYNRVLEPAEVAENHRRYAAERAARKRVPKVRFKARLTARSEAPTLEQIAPYREALTVYEYEVLEVLGGSFDGERVRVAHTAILDRQLLPILRREPGSTTQLLLEPFGDNPQVESWFISDTLEPDYSIPLYYDVGR